The following are encoded together in the Cynocephalus volans isolate mCynVol1 chromosome 4, mCynVol1.pri, whole genome shotgun sequence genome:
- the LOC134377189 gene encoding serum amyloid A-3 protein: MKLSIGIIFCFLVLGVSSQRWSTFLKEAGQGAKDMWRAYSDMREANYKDSDKYFHARGNYDAAQRGPGGAWAAKVISDARENIQRLTGHGAEDSKADQAANEWGRSGKDPNHFRPAGLPDKY; this comes from the exons ATGAAGCTTTCCATTGGCATCATTTTCTGCTTCCTGGTCCTGGGCGTCAGCAGCCAGAGATGGTCAACATTCCTCAAGGAAGCTGGTCAAG GGGCTAAAGACATGTGGAGAGCCTACTCTGACATGAGAGAAGCCAATTACAAAGATTCGGACAAATACTTCCATGCTCGAGGGAACTATGATGCAGCCCAAAGGGGACCTGGGGGTGCCTGGGCTGCTAAAGTGATCAG CGATGCCAGAGAGAATATTCAGAGACTCACAGGCCATGGAGCTGAGGATTCGAAGGCTGACCAAGCTGCCAATGAGTGGGGCCGGAGTGGCAAAGACCCCAATCACTTCAGACCTGCCGGCCTGCCTGATAAGTACTGA